Proteins encoded in a region of the Oncorhynchus gorbuscha isolate QuinsamMale2020 ecotype Even-year linkage group LG16, OgorEven_v1.0, whole genome shotgun sequence genome:
- the LOC123999815 gene encoding A-kinase anchor protein 1, mitochondrial-like — protein sequence MVQRLQSVLTLYLSGVLAFLGLWWYIYRKKEYHLTDKDDANDETTADQEHLSSPRDVGNCVVENGHSTGMHMDGHAVRERPLVEQELVDITNTPAAAEQGIVPLCQSQPEVRVVAADCLISGLVTAAVKPVYESTESSAQVFLETAAEGGPEQDLELQWEHQTFNHHSRRHWSLRRRRWLDWSLRRRRWLDWSLRRRRWLDWSLRRRRWLDWSLRRRRWLDWSLLEPAEEEVVRLEPAEEEVVRLEPAEEEVVRLEPAEEEVVRLEPAEEEVVRLEPAEVVRLEPAEVVRLEPAEVVRLEPAEVVRLEPAEVVRLEPAEVVRLEPAEVVRLEPAEVVRLEPAEEEVVRLEPEGDILSAVEEPTCESSLQVDTCLASPSHLITSRVSASKQPLGILRSPQKKESEECKFSRSNTAEINQLVSGLITDVVSAAVSQFLKEKTQLGHSVSPLRSGDPCKAPDHISMDNSEHEMPLFQKNPCSTTGRENISSSPVVHEDVKHYHSSRAEVETEKIELAEEDSAVGDSGSSSGQTEKVSSGKELSTSMSPQPPRGPAEGLGATSMFLTNGWWMATVPGSGVNNMDCVDGYCQHVARDNKHSSPSLPSQLLNTNQAIEKYNQSHNSSQSLTVWEIEVPKHFVGRLIGKKGRHVNYLKETSGAKVFITALPYTQEFQICHIEGSEEQVDCALELIRKKFKDLDVTNCYVQPPVASLPSLSITSWLLLPHRVTVEVTVIQVASGNCVFLQQHKHPTFHALCSLDQNMSLCYSHPGCPPLPAPVEVGVICAAQMPEGAWWRAQVMGHHEETMVELRYVDYGGYDIVKMDTLRQIRSDFVALPFQGSEVILENIAPIPDFSAAAKSALEEMTRGLALLAQVTNCHTSGIPLVQIWRTEGEELVSVNRAMVDNGLCSWVDSP from the exons ATGGTGCAGAGGCTTCAATCCGTTCTGACCCTCTACCTGTCAGGAGTGTTGGCTTTCCTAGGCCTGTGGTGGTACATCTATCGGAAGAAAGAATACCATCTCACTGACAAGGATGATGCAAATGATGAGACGACGGCAGACCAGGAGCACCTGTCCTCCCCCAGAGACGTAGGTAACTGTGTTGTGGAGAACGGCCACTCGACTGGGATGCATATGGACGGGCACGCAGTGAGGGAGCGGCCATTAGTGGAACAGGAGCTTGTTGATATTACAAACACCCCAGCAGCAGCAGAGCAGGGTATAGTCCCACTCTGCCAATCACAACCTGAGGTAAGGGTTGTGGCTGCAGACTGTCTCATTAGTGGCCTGGTTACTGCTGCCGTGAAGCCTGTTTACGAGAGCACTGAGTCTTCAGCTCAAGTGTTCCTAGAGACTGCAGCTGAGGGTGGACCTGAGCAGGATCTAGAATTACAATGGGAACACCAGACAT TCAACCACCACAGTCGGAGACACTGGAGCCTGCGGAGGAGGAGGTGGTTAGACTGGAGCCTGCGGAGGAGGAGGTGGTTAGACTGGAGCCTGCGGAGGAGGAGGTGGTTAGACTGGAGCCTGCGGAGGAGGAGGTGGTTAGACTGGAGCCTGCGGAGGAGGAGGTGGTTAGACTGGAGCCTGCTGGAGCCTGCGGAGGAGGAGGTGGTTAGACTGGAGCCTGCGGAGGAGGAGGTGGTTAGACTGGAGCCTGCGGAGGAGGAGGTGGTTAGACTGGAGCCTGCGGAGGAGGAGGTGGTTAGACTGGAGCCTGCGGAGGAGGAGGTGGTTAGACTGGAGCCTGCGGAGGTGGTTAGACTGGAGCCTGCGGAGGTGGTTAGACTGGAGCCTGCGGAGGTGGTTAGACTGGAGCCTGCGGAGGTGGTTAGACTGGAGCCTGCGGAGGTGGTTAGACTGGAGCCTGCGGAGGTGGTTAGACTGGAGCCTGCGGAGGTGGTTAGACTGGAGCCTGCGGAGGTGGTTAGACTGGAGCCTGCGGAGGAGGAGGTG gttagacTGGAGCCAGAGGGAGACATCCTGTCTGCTGTGGAAGAACCAACCTGTGAGTCAAGTCTACAGGTTGACACCTGTCTGGCTTCCCCCAGCCACCTTATAACCAGTCGGGTGTCTGCCTCAAAGCAGCCATTGGGAATTTTGAGGTCACCTCAGAAGAAAGAGTCTGAGGAATGTAAATTCAGCAGGAGCAACACCGCAGAAATTAACCAGCTGGTGTCAGGTCTCATCACTGATGTGGTCTCCGCAGCAGTGAGTCAATTCCTGAAGGAAAAGACTCAGCTAGGACATAGTGTTAGTCCTCTCCGTAGCGGGGATCCCTGCAAAGCCCCAGACCATATCTCAATGGATAACAGTGAGCATGAGATGCCACTATTCCAAAAGAATCCGTGTTCAACAACCGGCAGAGAGAACATCAGTTCATCTCCTGTAGTTCATGAGGACGTGAAACACTACCACAGCAGTAGAGCTGAGGTTGAGACGGAGAAGATTGAGCTAGCAGAAGAAGATTCTGCAGTAGGTGATTCTGGATCCAGCTCTGGTCAGACCGAAAAGGTCTCCAGTGGCAAGGAGTTGAGCACCAGTATGAGCCCACAACCACCCAGAGGACCTGCTGAAGGACTGGGGGCCACCAGCATGTTCCTCACTAACGGTTGGTGGATGGCGACTGTTCCAG GCTCTGGTGTGAACAACATGGACTGTGTAGACGGTTACTGTCAACATGTAGCCAGGGACAACAAGCATAGCAGTCCCAGTCTACCAAGTCAGCTACTGAACACCAATCAGGCAATTGAAAAATACAACCAAAGTCACAACAGCAGCCAGTCACTGACTGTTTGGGAGATAGAGGTGCCAAAG CATTTTGTTGGTAGATTGATTGGGAAGAAGGGGAGACATGTGAACTACCTGAAGGAGACGTCTGGAGCTAAGGTCTTCATCACCGCCCTACCTTACACTCAGGAGTTCCAGATCTGCCACATAGAGG GGTCAGAGGAACAGGTGGATTGTGCTCTGGAGCTGATAAGGAAAAAGTTCAAAGATCTAGATGTGACCAACTGTTACGTCCAACCTCCAGTGGccagccttccctctctctccatcacatccTGG CTGCTGCTTCCCCATAGGGTTACAGTTGAGGTAACGGTGATCCAGGTCGCATCTGGGAACTGTGTGTTCCTCCAGCAGCACAAACACCCTACCTTCCATGCTCTCTGCAGTCTGGACCAAAATATGAGCCTGTGCTACTCTCACCCAGGGTGCCCTCCCCTGCCGGCCCCAGTGGAAG TTGGAGTGATCTGTGCTGCCCAGATGCCTGAGGGAGCCTGGTGGAGAGCGCAGGTGATGGGTCACCATGAAGAAACTATGGTGGAACTCCGCTATGTGGACTATGGAGGCTATGATATAGTGAAGATGGACACCCTCCGCCAGATCAG ATCTGACTTCGTTGCGTTGCCTTTCCAAGGGTCTGAGGTGATCCTGGAAAATATTGCACCCATTCCAG ATTTTTCAGCTGCAGCCAAATCTGCTCTGGAGGAGATGACACGAGGACTGGCACTACTTGCACAG GTCACAAACTGTCACACCAGTGGCATTCCTTTGGTACAGATATGGAGAACAGAAGGAGAAGAG TTGGTGTCTGTGAACCGTGCTATGGTGGATAATGGACTGTGCAGCTGGGTAGACAGCCCCTGA